AGCCGACCCATTCGTATTAGGTGTCTCGACAACTGAGTGAGCAGTTACTGGAGCAGAAACAGGAGGCTGTGGGGCCGCACTTTGCCCAGCCAAGTTTCTTGTAACATATAGTCGAAATCCACCGAGCTAATCATgaaaatttgtatcagcaaaGAAGGGACAAAGAAATCATGAATCAGCAGAACTTTGTTTTCTATATTATAGTATTATTGAAGTTGGAATGATGCTTCCCAAGAAAACAAGTGTGGTATGTTTCAGTCAGTCATACTGTTTTAATACATTGTGAtggagaggatgagtaggctgaAGATTCGAAAGCATAAAAATAGCTTACTTTAAGTTCAAACTCGGCGATGGAAGTAGTGTCACATAACACTGTCAAAAGGGACTCTACCTgcaaaaattaagatttttagtAAGGTTTCCATCATTGCATGCAGCAAAGCACAAATTTGTCACCAACTATGCACTTGTGCTTAAGTTTCAGTGCATCTGGTGCTTAAGAGTAGATAATCAAATAGAGCAGGAGCACATTTTTACTGTTTCAAAATTGATGAGAATGAACAAACAAATCAAATGTTTGTAATCCAGTGAAAAGTCGCATATTACAATATGTTAATGTAGATACTTCCGAGTTTTTAAACCCCGAACTTGAATCACATTGGATGAGTCTCAATAAAAAATGTACTACCAGTACTAATTCATCCgcaaatttattttctattcTTCGAAAAAGTAAAACAACGGGGCAGTATAAACGATTTGTGATTGTTCATTTAAAATTTCTAGTCAAGATTTTTGTGTCACAGAACACCACAGTACCAACATTTTATATATAACTTCAACTTGTAAAGCTGTATAAGTCGATCTCTTTTTTCCAAGGAACTACATGATACCATAAAATAGGAAATAAACCGATAACATCATAGTGAATGGAAAGGGATCGAGACACTGGCCATGAAAATAACAACTCACCTCGAATGGATTGGGAATGAGTTGGCTTACTTCATCAGATGATTTAACTATTACGGAATTATCTTCCAAATTTGCAGTAGCTGTCATTCGTCAAAACACAATTATGAAAATGAAAAGAAGATGAGAGAAATAGCAAGAGGTTGCGATAGAAAGTAAGTGGCACATTATTGAATTTTGACTAGATTTCTACACCTGTAGTACGGACAAACAAAACAGCCTCAAATACACACCTCTCTCTCCCAACTTCTTTCACcagtttctttttcttttttcttttgctattttctttttcaactaTTGAACTATATTATGTACAAACGTTTTCAGGAAGTGAAGTACAAGTCTGTAAAGAGAACAGAAGTGGCTCGCAAGATGCAACAGGTTGACTGACTATGTCCCTTTATCCAAGCCTTaaacaaagtccaagaaacaacTTTAAGAATGTAACAACAAACCACATAAATTTTACTCAGAAATGACCATAACATTCATTTTCACCCGATGAAACAGTTCCTCCTAAAAAATGGCAAGAGTTTCAAATCCTCTACAATTACATTACCTAGATGTTTGGCATGTCTCCAATGTACGAAGTGAATAATGGAGAATCCAATAAATACATGAGAGAGCATATAGCACAAAGAGCAGcaaaaaatattgtttacaTAATATACATAACATTAACATTGATATAATTCAATCAAATTGTCCCtcttaataaataaattggcACGTTTCAAACCCTCTACAACTAGATTGTCTGATGTCTACCATGTTTCGAGGGCGAGAATCCAATAAATACAAGAGAGCGTATAACACCAATTTGTTGGTCAAACCATTGACATCGTTTACTTACTAATATAACCATTGTTTCAGTCAGAACCTCAGTCGTATAAGTGCAAGAGAGTTGGTCATACGAACCATAACCAAGCATATAAACAAATGAACTTACCATCAGTGCCAGAAGCTGAGCATCGGATTACTGGATTCCTTGATCTGTTTGACAGTCTCAAATCATCAAATCCAACAGTCTTCGAAGTCAAACAATGCAAAGGCTGCAATTTGCCCAGTTTGGGTCTAACACACCCCAATTCCAAGTTTGTAATCTTAAGGCCGGAAGCACCCAAACCGCCTGACACAAAATATTAACATGAAAGAGCAACATCGCATTCCGCAAAAACACCAAACATATGGGCAGTAATTGAAACAATTTTAGACATCCACTCTTCTTATTCCCTcataaagttttttaaaaatatataaggtAATTTCAAAGAATGCACGTTCCAGATACAattcaattaataaaaaaaaatcgaatctGAAAAGCGAGGGAGTACTAGTCCCAAAATCAAGGAAAAAGAAACCCATTACAGAATCACACATAAAACGAAAACACCATCGGTTTACATCCCCATGATCAAAAAATCAGGGCATATAGGCCATAGATGCACACTGCACTCTGCACAATTATTTGAACAGTAAGATGTTGGGCGACGTAGATTTTAAGGCGAGAAGAAGAGAGAGGTGAACTTACATGAAGCCATGTGAAGAGATGGACTTCAAAATCGGCTGAAGAGTCTCCCGAAGATCTGGTTTATCGATGTTACCGAAGAAGACGGAACTAAGAAGTAAAATACATAAGATGTCAGTCCTATCGATTTCTCACCAAACGAACATGTAAAGAAGTTTGTCGACCCATACGATGTTcctcaaacataaaaaaaaaatatcaatcttatttttattttattaattattaaattagaaAAGTCAAaacactattttttttaaaaaaaacaatatttttatatgttctaaaaacattatactttttttttcctctaaagtgatttcacattttttttctttatcaaaAGGCAATTGTTTTCTCCAACTTTATCTTGATCAAGTTCTTGAtctagataataataaaaaattaaatatatctgctcagaattatataatttattatgatcAATTGAATAATATAAATTGATGATATGGcccttttaaaaaattatgatatgctaatgtttaaaaaaaaaattttaaaaatattgatgatataatcaaatattatcTAAGTATCTTGTAAATCTAATTATAAATTCAAGCAAAACGGTGCCAGCACAATGCGGCCTTTATTcagaaattaattatgtttttataGGAAGTGATTCCATTAATCATCGATCAAGCACAAAAAATACGCAGCCGCAGTTACAGCCGAACAGAGCATTATCTTAGGACATAATATAATGTGTGAACATACATACATGATACATACAGGGTTTTTAAAATCGGACTggtcagttcaactgatttgatCAAAAATTACTCACGAGTCTGGACAAAGTTTGATAACCATTTTTACGGTCAAAACCGGTCAACAACCCAGTCTGACAAAGTCTAATTATCTTTGCTGAGAAAACGATCGAACCATGCCACTAATGTGACACAAACTGCATAcgaaaaaaattatactttcatttgacaatataaataacaaaaatcacaaaaacataaatatgcTGAgcaaaaaaatgcaattttatCGTGGATCTGGTATTAATCAGAAACTTCTTTCATGGATTGATTAATGaataaatttgatataatttcgatttcattttttGATCGGATAAATGATAACATTATAAGAACCATTTTCTAATCAAATTAATGAATACGTGGGCCGTTGTTTATTTGGGCCTCAGCTGAATTGCCGCTGATTATGGAGTAAAAGCCCACTTCGTAATAAACAACCTTAagttagttttattttatttttttaaagaaaaaaagcaTATTATAAATGTATTTGGTTCGACACACCGTATTTTAAAAATACCTTCCTcctaacaaaaatatatattgtggtgcatataaaaaaaattgagtaagTTTCTTATGAGATGGACTGACGTATCTTGTGAAATGTGTTAACTCTgccatatttaaaataaaaaaatattttttcaggaATGACCTAAACAGGATATCCAactcataaaattgatctatAAGACAGTTTCACATtagtttttgtataaaaattttaagttgacgaaatgattttgaaaatatctatGTGATTTACCCAAAAAAAAGTCGACGTTCAACTCGGGT
This genomic window from Primulina huaijiensis isolate GDHJ02 chromosome 7, ASM1229523v2, whole genome shotgun sequence contains:
- the LOC140980136 gene encoding uncharacterized protein gives rise to the protein MASCGLGASGLKITNLELGCVRPKLGKLQPLHCLTSKTVGFDDLRLSNRSRNPVIRCSASGTDATANLEDNSVIVKSSDEVSQLIPNPFEVESLLTVLCDTTSIAEFELKLGGFRLYVTRNLAGQSAAPQPPVSAPVTAHSVVETPNTNGSASSPSLALSKPVPSSYGVQTLLDKAADEGLVILQSPRVGYFRRSRTIKGKKAPPSCKEKDIVKEGQVLCYIDQLGGEIPIESDISGEVVKILKKDGDPVGYGDALIAVLPSFPGIKKLQ